The genomic region ATCTCTACCTGAAGCGCCAGCCCTTGCCACTGCCGCCGCGGGCGCTGTCGATGGAGCAGGCGCGATGCGCCAGCCGCACCTTCCTGAAGGGCATCATCCCGTCAGCGGGACGCATCGTCGGCTACAAGTCCGAGCAGATGCCCATGATCGGCGAGGATGGTCAGCAGAAGATGGTGGCGGTGCGCGGCAACCTGCTGGAACGGATGCTGCTGCCTAACGGCGTGGCACTGTCGGCCAGCCGCTACGCCACCCAGCCGCGCATGGAAGCCGACATGGTGGTGGTGGTGCGCAGCGCCGCCATCCATGACGCGCAGACCCCGCGCGAGGTACTGGCCAGCCTGTCGGCCATCATCCCGTTCATCGAGCTGCCTGATCTGGCCTATCAGGACTACGCTCAGATGAACGCGGCAGACGCCACGGTGGTCAATGCCAACGCCCGCTTCGGCGTGCTGGGCACCCCCATCCCCATCAACGTGGATCAGGAGATGGTGGACCAGCTGGCCGAGATGACGGTGCGACTGACGGACAAGGATGGCAACGAGCTGGAAGCCGTCAAGGGCAGCAGCCTGCAGGGCAACCCGCTCAATGCCGTGCTGTGGCAGATCCAGGACCTGGAAAAGGCCG from Lautropia mirabilis harbors:
- a CDS encoding 2-keto-4-pentenoate hydratase; translation: MSASRRSFCLIPGVLALMLSGCASLSEPVQQPPQTAGMSVPSPAAEREKAEAEREAVEYQTQVAQMRIAGNFCADERKLTEYAYLYLKRQPLPLPPRALSMEQARCASRTFLKGIIPSAGRIVGYKSEQMPMIGEDGQQKMVAVRGNLLERMLLPNGVALSASRYATQPRMEADMVVVVRSAAIHDAQTPREVLASLSAIIPFIELPDLAYQDYAQMNAADATVVNANARFGVLGTPIPINVDQEMVDQLAEMTVRLTDKDGNELEAVKGSSLQGNPLNAVLWQIQDLEKAGIRLRPGDILSLGAFGKRFTPEAGKSYRMSYEGLPGNPSVIVNFR